In Silene latifolia isolate original U9 population chromosome 3, ASM4854445v1, whole genome shotgun sequence, a single window of DNA contains:
- the LOC141649247 gene encoding uncharacterized protein LOC141649247 has protein sequence MARSKKVTKNSQISAMKNNQKSKKHVDLTFNTQNKGNSHHRQLQFSSQEFDSDLEAILEKDEESEQEELASSPVTTPLVTITKEDVAGEISFWSTSVYCYVLGANPPSNVLTGFAKRVWQAQGIDKISFLPNGIFLVRFKTKEQQQFVLNNGHLMFDNKPVIVNEWTPETELIKHDVQKIPIWMKLFGLDVKYWGQESLKKLSGVVGKFIKCDDATFHKKILGFARIMIEVAIDQQFPNEIQFVDEHGKVQSLKVVYDWLPLTCTSCKGMGHLAEKCRKGTEPVVGKKVWRPKKAPAKPGPVPQPKPAPKVQRAVVQQTGVPAVTVTPNVGSSMPRRFMAKLMRTETGEKRRFTHGGLSFMESLTHSLQHSRLGIGTGPFERGEGSKIGETKVKVKNWENVRINICDDWSICSNTSLHKGGRIWLIWNPNYFEVDVCDITVQCIHTKVRDKIRKNSFWFTVVYGLNQAADREDLWSSLRCYQRVVQDCQLDDLSARGAFYTWSNKHEDGEKIYSRIDRVLINDDWAIMFSDSYVHFLPEGMFDHCPCLINFDGSVQRKGAPFKYFNMWSMAPDYPDIVKEGWNLVCHGTAMFKVVTKLKGLKYQLKKLDKDQFGDIVNLAHVAELSLKQAQEMLVGDPLNEVLCKIERICAKEVEELRKARDQFLSQKAKCDWLKHGDDNTSYFHACIRRRRAKNRVFQVADVNNVLCSTTESIQAAFIHYYQQLLGTEKYVKPINRKVIKYGKCVIEAHCLIVAPIIAEEVKVAMFDIPGTKAPGLDGYSSQFFKDNWHIVGADVVAAVKGAIHSRRLLKQCNATTITLIPKVPLLKSLILRFGPIALLIGKVLPDIISPSQGAFIKGRDIVGNILICQDLIKLYKRKSCSPRVLMKVDLQKAYDSVAWSFVLEMLQATGFPDSFTKIIMQCITTPTYSLSLNGETFGFFKGRRGLKQGDPLSPLLFTLCLDYLSRVLGAVHQHHKFKFHPLCNRIQLSHLCFADDLILFCRGDRGSVGLMLAAFDHFSTASGLEMNNGKSNFYYNGIDESLVSEIEKQTGMKKGQLPFKYLGVNVSPKRLSVLDCECLVDKIVDRIRSLGSRKLSYAGRVVLIKSVLSSLHCYWARIFILPKTVVNKIEAVCRSFLWYGSNHKESPALVSWATICQPRKQGGLGFKDLHAWNVAAIAKYVWWIAMKADHLWVRWVHAVYIKTTTWKDYEPGTGSSWAWRKICQVKNIYKTKLFTDSTVEQYSLKEGYHWLKPVGDKVQWYPWMLNRMIIPRHVFMCWLVAQNRLLTQDRLLKMNIIQNNCCYLCGETMECHEHLFFQCRYSILCLELTGCWCLVDLPEKNCIEWWIRWRQQSIWFKQAVAMILASLFAHIWFVRNKCRLEGCLSHPQVVVNSIKREVKLRINQYEVPCRNGRVRNWVNYISSH, from the exons ATGGCTCGATCAAAGAAAGTTACCAAAAATTCTCAAATCTCTGCTAtgaaaaacaatcaaaaatcaaaaaaacatGTTGATCTTACTTTTAATACACAGAATAAGGGTAATTCTCATCATCGACAGCTCCAATTTTCATCGCAGGAATTTGATTCTGATCTCGAAGCCATTTTAGAGAAGGATGAAGAATCTGAACAGGAGGAACTGGCGTCTTCTCCGGTCACCACGCCGCTGGTCACAATTACCAAGGAAGACGTGGCTGGTGAGATTTCGTTCTGGTCCACTTCTGTGTATTGCTACGTGCTTGGTGCTAACCCTCCTAGTAATGTCCTCACTGGTTTTGCGAAGAGGGTTTGGCAAGCACAGGGTATTGATAAGATTTCTTTCCTTCCTAACGGGATTTTCCTGGTTAGATTCAAAACAAAAGAGCAACAACAATTCGTTTTGAATAATGGACATCTgatgtttgataataaacctgtAATAGTAAATGAATGGACCCCTGAAACTGAACTCATTAAGCATGATGTTCAGAAAATTCCCATCTGGATGAAATTGTTTGGGTTGGATGTGAAATATTGGGGTCAGGAGAGTCTTAAGAAGTTGTCTGGGGTTGTGGGTAAATTCATCAAGTGTGATGATGCTACTTTTCACAAAAAAATTCTGGGTTTTGCTCGGATTATGATTGAAGTAGCGATTGACCAACAGTTCCCtaatgagatacaatttgttgatGAACATGGTAAAGTTCAATCCCTTAAGGTTGTATATGATTGGCTCCCCCTAACTTGTACTAGCTGTAAGGGGATGGGACATCTTGCTGAAAAGTGCAGGAAGGGTACAGAACCAGTAGTGGGCAAGAAGGTTTGGAGACCAAAGAAGGCACCTGCTAAACCTGGTCCTGTTCCTCAACCTAAACCTGCTCCAAAAGTGCAGAGAGCTGTTGTTCAACAAACTGGGGTTCCTGCAGTGACTGTG ACACCTAATGTGGGGAGTTCTATGCCTAGACGTTTTATGGCTAAGCTCATGAGAACTGAGACTGGTGAAAAGAGGAGGTTTACTCATGGAGGATTGTCTTTCATGGAGTCTCTAACTCATTCTCTCCAGCACTCTAGACTGGGCATAGGGACTGGTCCATTTGAAAGAGGGGAAGGTAGTAAGATAGGAG AGACAAAAGTGAAAGTTAAAAATTGGGAAAATGTTCGAATAAATATTTGTGATGACTGGTCTATATGCTCTAATACTAGTCTTCATAAAGGTGGTAGGATTTGGTTAATTTGGAATCCCAACTATTTTGAGGTGGATGTGTGTGATATCACTGTTCAGTGCATTCATACCAAAGTTAGGGATAAAATTCGAAAGAATAGCTTCTGGTTCACTGTTGTCTATGGTTTGAATCAGGCAGCTGATAGGGAGGATCTTTGGAGTAGCCTGAGGTGTTATCAGAGG GTGGTCCAAGACTGTCAGTTGGATGACCTTAGTGCAAGGGGGGCTTTCTATACTTGGTCAAATAAGCATGAGGATGGAGAGAAAATCTATAGCAGAATTGATAGAGTGTTGATTAATGATGATTGGGCTATTATGTTTTCTGACAGCTATGTTCACTTCTTGCCTGAGGGAATGTTTGATCATTGCCCTTGCCTTATCAATTTTGATGGTTCTGTTCAGAGAAAGGGAGCACCATTTAAGTACTTTAACATGTGGTCCATGGCACCAGATTATCCTGATATTGTGAAGGAGGGGTGGAATTTGGTTTGTCATGGTACTGCTATGTTTAAGGTAGTCACTAAACTGAAGGGACTTAAATATCAGTTGAAAAAATTGGACAAGGATCAGTTTGGGGATATTGTTAACCTCGCACATGTTGCTGAGCTGTCATTAAAACAAGCTCAGGAAATGTTGGTAGGGGACCCCTTGAATGAGGTTCTTTGCAAGATTGAACGAATTTGTGCTAAAGAggtggaggaacttaggaaggcAAGAGATCAATTCCTGAGTCAGAAAGCAAAGTGTGACTGGTTGAAGCATGGTGATGATAATACTTCTTACTTCCATGCCTGCATTAGAAGGAGGAGGGCAAAAAATAGAGTGTTCCAAGTTGCAGATGTAAATAATGTCCTGTGCTCAACTACTGAGAGTATTCAGGCTGCTTTCATTCATTACTATCAGCAATTGTTGGGGActgaaaaatatgttaaacctATTAATAGGAAAGTAATCAAGTATGGGAAGTGTGTAATCGAGGCCCACTGTCTCATCGTCGCTCCTATAATCGCCGAGGAAGTAAAGGTGGCTATGTTTGATATTCCAGGGACCAAGGCACCTGGTCTTGATGGTTATAGTAGCCAGTTTTTTAAAGATAACTGGCATATTGTTGGAGCTGATGTTGTTGCTGCAGTAAAAGGGGCCATTCATTCAAGAAGGCTCCTTAAACAGTGCAATGCTACTACCATTACACTTATTCCTAAAGTGCCACTTCTTAAAAGCTTGATCTTACGATTCGGGCCCATTGCACTGCT AATTGGTAAGGTCCTGCCTGATATCATTAGTCCTAGTCAAGGGGCTTTTATAAAAGGAAGGGATATTGTTGGGAACATTCTCATATGTCAGGATTTAATCAAACTTTATAAAAGGAAAAGTTGTTCTCCTAGGGTGTTAATGAAGGTGGATCTTCAGAAAGCTTATGACTCAGTGGCTTGGTCTTTTGTCCTGGAGATGCTTCAAGCTACTGGGTTTCCTGATTCGTTCACCAAGATCATTATGCAATGCATCACAACCCCCACCTACTCTCTATCTCTCAATGGTGAAACATTTGGGTTCTTTAAAGGCAGGAGAGGGCTCAAGCAAGGGGACCCTTTATCTCCTCTTCTCTTTACTCTATGTTTGGATTATTTGAGCAGGGTCCTAGGTGCGGTGCATCAGCATCATAAATTTAAATTCCATCCCCTTTGCAACAGGATTCAATTGTCCCATTTATGCTTTGCTGATGACCTGATTTTGTTTTGTAGAGGTGATAGGGGGTCTGTTGGCCTTATGTTGGCTGCTTTTGATCATTTCTCTACAGCATCAGGTCTGGAAATGAATAATGGGAAGTCTAATTTCTACTATAATGGGATTGATGAGAGTTTGGTCTCTGAAATTGAGAAGCAGACTGGTATGAAGAAGGGGCAGCTCCCTTTTAAGTATCTTGGTGTGAATGTGTCTCCCAAGAGGCTCTCTGTTCTTGATTGTGAGTGCTTGGTAGATAAAATTGTGGACAGAATTAGAAGCTTAGGGTCTCGAAAGCTCTCATATGCTGGTAGGGTTGTGCTGATTAAATCTGTGCTTAGCTCTTTACATTGCTATTGGGCAAGGATTTTCATCCTACCTAAAACTGTCGTAAACAAGATTGAAGCAGTTTGCAGATCTTTCCTGTGGTATGGCTCTAATCATAAGGAAAGTCCTGCCTTAGTTTCTTGGGCTACCATTTGTCAACCTAGGAAACAAGGGGGACTGGGTTTTAAGGATCTTCATGCTTGGAATGTTGCTGCTATTGCTAAATATGTGTGGTGGATTGCAATGAAAGCTGATCACCTCTGGGTTCGTTGGGTTCATGCTGTCTATATCAAAACTACAACATGGAAGGACTATGAACCAGGGACTGGCAGCAGCTGGGCTTGGAGAAAGATTTGCCAAGTCAAGAATATTTATAAAACTAAGTTATTCACTGATTCCACTGTAGAGCAGTACAGTTTAAAGGAGGGGTATCACTGGCTTAAACCAGTTGGAGATAAGGTCCAGTGGTATCCTTGGATGCTCAATAGGATGATTATTCCTCGGCATGTGTTCATGTGCTGGTTAGTGGCACAGAATAGGCTTCTAACACAAGACAGGTTGCTCAAAATGAATATAATTCAGAACAACTGCTGCTATCTATGTGGAGAGACGATGGAATGTCATGAACATCTGTTTTTTCAGTGTAGATATAGCATACTTTGTTTGGAGCTCACAGGCTGCTGGTGCTTAGTGGACTTACCAGAGAAGAATTGCATTGAATGGTGGATACGCTGGAGGCAGCAGTCTATATGGTTCAAGCAGGCAGTGGCTATGATTCTTGCCTCACTATTTGCCCATATTTGGTTTGTTCGTAACAAGTGCAGACTTGAGGGATGTCTATCACATCCTCAGGTGGTTGTCAATAGCATCAAACGAGAAGTGAAGTTGAGAATTAATCAATATGAGGTACCATGCAGGAATGGCAGGGTTAGGAATTGGGTGAATTACATAAGTAGTCATTAG